The nucleotide window AATTCAAGCCCCTATACAGGAAGAGCTCAAAGCTTTTGAGAAGTACTTTCGCGAAGCTATGCGGAGCAAAGTATTGTTGTTAGATTTAATTACGCAGAGCATCATCAGGCGAAAGGGAAAGCAAATACGCCCACTTTTTGTGCTGCTTTCTGCTAAGTTATGTGGTGGAATTACACCTGCTACTTATCGCGGGGCTGCTTTAGTGGAGCTACTTCATACGGCTACTTTAATTCATGATGATGTAGTAGATAACGCGGATGAAAGGCGAGGTTTTTTTAGCATCAATGCCTTGTGGAAAAATAAGGCTGCAGTATTGGTAGGGGATTTTTTGCTTTCGAGAGGTTTATTGATGTCTTTAGAGTATGATGATTTTAATTTGTTAAAAATTGTTTCGCAAGCTGTACGGGAAATGAGCGAAGGCGAATTATTACAAATGCAAAAAGCAAGAAAGCTTAACATAGATGAACCTATTTATTTTGAAATTATTCGCCAAAAAACTGCTTCTTTAATTGCAGCTTGTTGTGCTTGTGGGGCGGCTAGTACCACCGAAGATAAAGAGATTATAGAAAGAATGCGCCAATTTGGCGAATATGTAGGTATGGCTTTTCAAATTAAAGATGATTTATTAGACTATGGTACAGATGACATCGGCAAACCCTTGGGCTTGGATATCAAGGAACGAAAAATGACTCTTCCGCTCATTCATGCGCTCAATCAAGCAGGGCGCACAGAAAGACATAGAATTGTCAATATTATCCGTAACCATAACAACAATAAAGAAAAAATAAATGAAGTTATTCGTTTTGTCAAGGGTTACAATGGGATTGGTTACTCACAGGAAATGATGAGAGAGTATGTGCAAAAAGCCATTAAAGAATTAGATATTTTTGCTGATTCAGAAATTAAGCAAAAAATGATTGCATTAGTCCATTATACAATTGAACGAAATAAGTAATTGCTCTTTTTGTGTATATTTGCATATCTATATGAGTAAAAGTGCGTTTCTCTGGTTTTTTTTGTTCTTTTTCTACGTAAGTCAAGCCGATAAACCTATTCTTCCTTTGCTATATATTACTCCTGAAATGCACTTCAAAAAGGATAACAAGGCCATAAATTTAAGACCACTGAACACTATTTATGATGAGTATCAGCCCACACTTACATTAGATGAGCAAGTTATCTTGTTTGCTTCTACTCGCAGCGGAGGTATGGGAAGTGAAGACTTTTGGTACGCTAAGCGGGAAGGGGACTCTTGGGGAAAGCCTGTTAATTTTCAAGAGGTAAATACGCCTTCTGTAGATGCCGCAGCTTGTATCTCCCCTGATGGAAAAGCAGTATATCATGTACGTGATGAAAATAAGGGGACGCTTTGCGACATCTATGTTTCAATTATAGAAGAAGGTAAATGGCAAACTCCCGTAAGATTGCCTAATACTATCAATACACACTATTGGGAATCTCAGCCTAGTATTTCTGCAGATGGAAATATGCTTTTTTTTGTATCCAATCGCCCAGGAGGAATGGGCATGCATGATATTTATTGGAGTAGACGTGATCCTGTTACAGGTGAATGGCTTCCTGCCGAAAATCTCGGTAAAAACATCAATACCTCTGAATCGGAATTCTCACCTTTTATTCATCCCGATGGAAAGACCCTGTATTTCAGCTCAAATGGGCGCGTAGATTGCTACGGTGGCTATGATATCTATAAAAGTGTGTATGAAAATGGCGTTTGGTCGCCTGCTATTAACATTGGTACAGTTTTTAACTCTGAAGAAGACGACAAATACTTTGTACTTTCGCCAAATGGAGAATATGCTTACTTTTCTTCCAATAGAGAAGGTTCTTTGGGCGGACAAGACCTCTGGATGATAAAAGCCCCCAAAGAAGAGAAAAAACCTTATGTAACTCTTACAGGAGTTGTAAAAGATGCCCTTACAGACAAGGTCTTAGATGCTACACTTACTATTACAGACCATAGTGCAGGTAAAGTTATTGCAGTAGTACATACAAATAACATTATCGGCAAATATGCTGCGGTTGTCCAAGCAGGGGGAATTTATGGCATTACAATCAGCAAGGAGGGATATGCTTTCTATTCTGAATATGTTACCATTCCCGCAGAGCATGTTTTTAAGGAATTTGTACGCGATATTAAATTAGAAAGAGCAGTCAGAGGTACAAAAATGATTATGAACAATATCTTTTTTGAATCAGGTAAAGCCACACTTAACATTCAATCTTCAAAAGTTGAATTAGATAAACTTGTCAAGTTATTAAAAGAAAATCCGCATATCAAGGTTATTATCACAGGGCATACAGATAATGTTGGGCAACCTGAAAAAAATAAAATTCTTTCAGAACAGAGGGCTAACTCTGTCAAAGAATATCTTATTAAGCAAGGCATAAGTGAAAGTGTTATTACTACCAAAGGCATGGGAGATGCTCACCCAATAGCTGATAATCTTACTGAAGAAGGTAGGCGTAAAAATCGGCGTATAGAGATTGAAATTACGGAATAGGTACGCTTTAATTTTGTTCGTGTGCGGCTACGGTATTTTTCTGCTCTATTTTTTGATGTAATTTCAATTCTAAGGCTATTATTTTGTACCTTAGTTCAAATAGCCACCAGGCTAACAAAATAAAACCTATCACGCTGCTATAAAAAACGGGGCGCATGTTGGCATTCAAGCTATCATTGTAAGCACTAAAAGCAGGATTTCCATCTGCACCAGGGTGTAGGCTGTTAGTAAGTCTCGGAATGATAAAAAGTAATGGCACTAATGATGCCGCAGCAAAAATGTTGTACGAAGCACTAATTTTAGCTCGCTTTTTCGAATCTTCTATGCTGCTACGCAAAATAAAGTAAGCTAAATATATGAACACGGCAATCAAAGACATGTTTAGCTTTATATCACCGCTCCACCAAGTTCCCCATGTGTATCTACCCCATAGAGAACCTGTTAAAAGTCCTAATATCCCTAATAACACCCCTATTTCTGCCGAAGCTACGCTTTTGATATCACTGAGGTAATTTTCGGTTCTTAGGTAGAGAATTGCGTAGTACACAGACACAAACATCATCACAGTCATACTGAACCACATAGGCACATGGTAATACAAATTTCTTATAGTTTGGTGTAGAATAGGCAAGTAGGGAATATTCTGCATCAACAAGCCCCATGCTAATGCATACGTTACTAATACTACTGCTAAAATTTTGTATCCGTGTTTTTTTACCATAGTACAAAGATAACAAGAGAGTTTTGATTTTTGTTTTTGAGGATGATTAAGTCTTGTATAGATTGTTTATAATTTTTTGGGCGTGCCCTTGTGGGCAAAAGCCCACAAGGTCGGCGTGCTTCGGGCTACGCTATCGCTTCGGTGCTACGCTGCGCTCCGCACTGGGCTAACGCCCACCCTCCGCATGCCTCACGCATTTTAACCTTACAAATTTACTAACCCCACCTACTCAAAGTTTAACCTTGTATCTAAACCCAAAACAAGGTAAAGACTTAAAGCCAAACGTCGATAAACTTATGTTTCGTTATCTTTGTACTATGATAAAAATTGCTAATCCCGCTTATGATGTGGTATTTAAGTATCTCATGGAAGATAGTAAAATTGCTAAACTCCTCTTATCTGATTTATTGCAAGAGCAAATCATAGACCTAGAAATCAGACCGCAGGAATACACACTAGATGTTATCTCTATGACCGTATATCGAATGGATTTTAATGCCAAAATAAAAAATCCTGATGGTACAGAAAAAGTAGTCTTGGTAGAAGTACAGAAAGCCAAGTTCCCTACGGATATTTTACGTTTTAGGCGGTATTTAGGTCAGCAGTATGCCGCAGACCAGAACATTATCAAAACCGAGAAAAATGAAGTCAAAGCGTTACCGATTATTACGGTGTATTTTTTAGGTTATCCGTTGGAGAGTAATCCGCCGTATCCTGTATTACGCATACGCAGGCACGTTACAGATAACAGTACGCAGAAAATTATTGATGTAAAAGATGACTTTATTGAATCCTTGACGCATGATTGTGTGATTGTACAGATACCGAAGTTAAAGAAAGCACGGAAAAGTGAATTAGAGATGATTTTATCTTTATTTGATGAAAAAGAGCATAAATATGAGATTAGCATAAATGAGGAGGATTATCCTGAGCGGTATAGGGGGGTGATACGGCGCTTATTAAAAGCGGCTGCATCGGAGAAGATAAGGAAGAGCATGGAGATAGAGGATGAGATAATAGAGAGTTTTAAGATGGTAGAACGAGATAAAGAGAAATTAGCGGAGGAATTGCAGCAGGAAAGACAACGCGCAGAACA belongs to Bacteroidia bacterium and includes:
- a CDS encoding polyprenyl synthetase family protein, with amino-acid sequence MLTIQEIQAPIQEELKAFEKYFREAMRSKVLLLDLITQSIIRRKGKQIRPLFVLLSAKLCGGITPATYRGAALVELLHTATLIHDDVVDNADERRGFFSINALWKNKAAVLVGDFLLSRGLLMSLEYDDFNLLKIVSQAVREMSEGELLQMQKARKLNIDEPIYFEIIRQKTASLIAACCACGAASTTEDKEIIERMRQFGEYVGMAFQIKDDLLDYGTDDIGKPLGLDIKERKMTLPLIHALNQAGRTERHRIVNIIRNHNNNKEKINEVIRFVKGYNGIGYSQEMMREYVQKAIKELDIFADSEIKQKMIALVHYTIERNK
- a CDS encoding OmpA family protein, which gives rise to MSKSAFLWFFLFFFYVSQADKPILPLLYITPEMHFKKDNKAINLRPLNTIYDEYQPTLTLDEQVILFASTRSGGMGSEDFWYAKREGDSWGKPVNFQEVNTPSVDAAACISPDGKAVYHVRDENKGTLCDIYVSIIEEGKWQTPVRLPNTINTHYWESQPSISADGNMLFFVSNRPGGMGMHDIYWSRRDPVTGEWLPAENLGKNINTSESEFSPFIHPDGKTLYFSSNGRVDCYGGYDIYKSVYENGVWSPAINIGTVFNSEEDDKYFVLSPNGEYAYFSSNREGSLGGQDLWMIKAPKEEKKPYVTLTGVVKDALTDKVLDATLTITDHSAGKVIAVVHTNNIIGKYAAVVQAGGIYGITISKEGYAFYSEYVTIPAEHVFKEFVRDIKLERAVRGTKMIMNNIFFESGKATLNIQSSKVELDKLVKLLKENPHIKVIITGHTDNVGQPEKNKILSEQRANSVKEYLIKQGISESVITTKGMGDAHPIADNLTEEGRRKNRRIEIEITE
- the ccsA gene encoding cytochrome c biogenesis protein CcsA, with protein sequence MVKKHGYKILAVVLVTYALAWGLLMQNIPYLPILHQTIRNLYYHVPMWFSMTVMMFVSVYYAILYLRTENYLSDIKSVASAEIGVLLGILGLLTGSLWGRYTWGTWWSGDIKLNMSLIAVFIYLAYFILRSSIEDSKKRAKISASYNIFAAASLVPLLFIIPRLTNSLHPGADGNPAFSAYNDSLNANMRPVFYSSVIGFILLAWWLFELRYKIIALELKLHQKIEQKNTVAAHEQN